From a region of the Zingiber officinale cultivar Zhangliang chromosome 4B, Zo_v1.1, whole genome shotgun sequence genome:
- the LOC121977046 gene encoding putative RNA polymerase II subunit B1 CTD phosphatase RPAP2 homolog: MATPPTPATVAGVVHQIQKALLDGAACSEGHLFEAAALISRSDYEDVVVELSIEGICGYPLCRKPLPSDRQTKGRYRISMREHKVFDLQETYKYCSEACVVSSRAFASTLSKERSYDVSSSKIEQILNMFLLQADLGKDKDLEMINLTIREKGDAGKGEVSLDEWLGPSNAIEGFVPRYDQNHGGLRSDRKPSKILSTCSTNDPPHEVDFRSDIILKNEDNGLAFSAHGTIDASEAIAKKLEELVLAERKIKTIKKTAKSIARNTMNKDSAGNENSRMINTIAGEPSSVAQNFTETSTLFGDQDSKIISAVKGLCCELNNDIHVEKMAGSNGSKHEHKKEASTLKSSLRTSRPKNTTRSVKWADEINSSAQKEIRHSLHSSKAPQKQQVEDDSFVRLMSAEACAAALNEASEAVAAGVSEAGDAASEAGIVVLCQSQFASGEVEEDEDTFNFDRGHVKWTKKTFCLDTDMLEVEDSWHEIPPEGFSLELSSFATMWMALFGWITCSSLAYIYGCDESSREDFLEVNGQEYPYKIVKRDGLSAEIRRTIDGCVCRALPALVRELGIRIPISTLEYTLGRYLDTMSYLEALPAFKLRQWQAIVLLFLDAFSVHRLPSLTQHLANVDVLLHKVLNAAQISLEQYQLMADHIMPLGRSHIASQ; encoded by the exons ATGGCAACTCCGCCAACGCCCGCCACCGTCGCCGGCGTCGTACACCAGATCCAGAAAGCCCTACTCGACGGCGCCGCCTGCTCCGAAGGCCACCTCTTCGAGGCCGCCGCACTCATTTCCCGCTCTGACTACGAGGATGTAGTTGTCGAGCTGTCGATCGAGGGGATCTGCGGCTACCCCCTCTGCCGAAAGCCTCTCCCTTCCGACCGACAAACGAAGGGCCGGTACCGTATTTCCATGAGAGAGCACAAGGTCTTCGACCTCCAGGAGACCTACAAATACTGCTCCGAGGCTTGCGTCGTCTCAAGCCGGGCCTTCGCCTCCACCCTCAGCAAAGAGAGAAGCTATGACGTGAGTTCTTCTAAGATCGAACAGATCCTGAACATGTTCCTACTGCAAGCGGATTTGGGGAAGGATAAAGATTTGGAAATGATTAATTTGACGATTCGGGAGAAGGGCGATGCTGGAAAAGGAGAGGTATCTTTGGACGAGTGGTTGGGTCCCTCAAATGCTATTGAGGGCTTTGTTCCTCGGTATGACCAGAATCACG GCGGGCTTAGGAGTGATCGGAAGCCAAGTAAAATCCTTTCTACTTGCTCAACGAATGACCCGCCTCATGAAGTAGATTTTAGAAGTGATATAATTCTCAAAAATGAGGATAATGGACTTGCTTTTTCAGCCCATGGGACGATCGATGCTTCAGAGGCAATAGCCAAGAAATTGGAAGAGCTGGTTCTTGCTGAAAGAAAGATAAAGACGATAAAAAAGACAGCAAAATCCATTGCTAGAAATACGATGAACAAAGACAGTGCAGGAAACGAGAATTCTAGAATGATCAATACAATTGCTGGTGAGCCATCATCTGTGGCTCAAAACTTCACAGAGACGAGTACTTTATTTGGAGACCAGGATTCTAAGATAATATCTGCTGTGAAGGGACTCTGTTGTGAATTGAACAATGATATTCATGTGGAAAAAATGGCAGGATCAAATGGCAGTAAGCATGAGCACAAAAAGGAGGCTTCTACTCTGAAATCCTCCCTTCGGACTTCACGTCCCAAAAATACTACTCGATCTGTCAAATGGGCTGATGAGATAAATAGTTCAGCTCAGAAAGAAATAAGACACAGTCTTCATAGTAGCAAAGCACCTCAAAAGCAACAGGTTGAAGATGATAGCTTCGTTAGGTTAATGTCAGCTGAGGCGTGTGCAGCTGCCCTTAATGAGGCTTCAGAGGCTGTTGCTGCAGGTGTATCAGAAGCTGGAGATGCAG CTTCGGAGGCTGGAATTGTAGTGTTATGCCAGTCTCAGTTTGCAAGTGGGGAGGTTGAAGAAGATGAGGATACATTTAATTTTGATAGGGGACATGTGAAGTGGACAAAGAAGACTTTCTGCTTAGATACAGACATGTTGGAGGTTGAGGATTCTTGGCATGAGATCCCACCAGAAGGTTTCAGTTTGGAA TTATCATCATTTGCTACAATGTGGATGGCACTTTTTGGATGGATAACTTGTTCTTCCCTGGCTTATATATATGGATGTGATGAAAGTTCTCGTGAGGATTTCTTAGAAGTTAATGGGCAGGAATATCCTTACAAGATTGTCAAAAGAGATGGTCTGTCAGCTGAGATCAGAAGAACTATTGATGGCTGTGTTTGTCGTGCTTTGCCTGCACTTGTAAGGGAACTAGGGATCAGAATTCCAATTTCTACTTTAGAGTATACTTTG gGTCGTTATCTTGATACGATGTCCTACTTAGAAGCATTGCCTGCCTTCAAGCTTAGGCAATGGCAAGCAATTGTGCTTTTGTTCCTCGATGCCTTTTCCGTGCATAGACTTCCATCTCTGACCCAACACCTGGCAAATGTAGATGTGCTGCTTCACAAG GTATTAAATGCTGCCCAGATTAGTCTCGAGCAGTACCAGTTAATGGCAGATCATATTATGCCATTAGGCCGGTCACACATTGCATCACAGTAA
- the LOC121977047 gene encoding EEF1A lysine methyltransferase 2-like: protein MAGVRWPPEDSDLNPPRPAAATAAAAAAEQMISDDDRSVAADSWSIKSEYGSTLDDEQRHADAVDMLSGCNFPAASDYSSDKDGPDSNEVEASLLGLQSYWDASYAEDLANFHEHGQAGEIWFGIEVMDTVATWTKTLCANISQPHKSEGSSNSGPDPDSISKDLSSWGVLDIGTGNGLLLQELAKQGFSDLTGTDYSEGAIVLAQKIATRNGFPNINFMVDDVLETKLNRKFHLVMDKGTFDAIGLHPDGRMKRLMYWESVSNLVASGGILVITSCNSTKDELLQEVENFNHKMLDIQDLDQDQEGSDENVVFQYLDHVRTYPTILFGGIEGSRVCTVAFQRL, encoded by the exons ATGGCGGGAGTCCGGTGGCCACCAGAGGACTCCGATCTGAACCCGCCGCGGCCGGCGGCTGCGACCGCCGCTGCCGCCGCAGCCGAGCAGATGATATCTGACGACGACCGCTCAGTGGCGGCCGACTCGTGGTCCATCAAGAGCGAGTACGGAAGCACTCTGGATGACGAACAGCGCCACGCTGATGCCGTAGACATGCTCTCCGGTTGCAATTTCCCCGCCGCCTCCGATTACAG TTCTGATAAGGATGGGCCTGACTCAAATGAGGTTGAGGCATCATTACTGGGGTTACAAAGCTATTGGGATGCTTCTTACGCCGAGGATCTTGCCAATTTTCATGAACATGGCCAAGCTGGTGAAATTTG GTTTGGAATTGAAGTGATGGATACTGTTGCAACTTGGACCAAAACTTTGTGTGCAAACATTTCTCAGCCACATAAATCAGAAGGCAGTAGCAACTCTGGACCTGATCCTGATAGCATCTCTAAAGATCTGTCTAGCTGGGGTGTACTTGATATTGGAACTGGGAATGGCTTGCTGCTTCAAGAGTTAGCGAAACAAGG GTTCTCTGATTTAACTGGAACAGATTATAGCGAAGGAGCAATTGTTCTTGCACAAAAGATTGCCACTCGAAATGGTTTTCCTAATATAAATTTTATG GTTGATGATGTTTTGGAGACAAAACTGAACAGAAAATTCCATCTTGTAATGGACAAAGGAACATTCGATGCCATTGGATTGCACCCTGATGGCCGAATGAAAAG GCTAATGTATTGGGAATCAGTATCAAACTTGGTTGCATCTGGTGGTATCCTG GTGATTACCTCCTGTAATAGCACAAAAGACGAGCTGTTGCAAGAAGTGGAAAACTTCAATCACAAAATGCTTGATATACAGGATCTGGACCAGGACCAGGAAGGAAGTGATGAGAATGTGGTTTTCCAGTACCTTGATCATGTTCGAACCTATCCAACTATCTTGTTTGGTGGCATCGAAGGATCTCGTGTTTGCACCGTTGCGTTTCAGCGCCTCTGA